The Methanobacterium sp. BAmetb5 genome includes a region encoding these proteins:
- a CDS encoding DUF5379 family protein: MDIEIKLVSIHTVLAIVAGAISYLLYIGAIAGLKNEFLAVFAGLIILYLGGQLCERLFGKEEVGGMSGWLWNGIVPFFFVWILVWVILYNL; encoded by the coding sequence ATGGACATTGAAATCAAGCTAGTTAGTATACATACTGTACTTGCTATAGTGGCCGGAGCAATATCATACTTACTGTACATTGGCGCAATAGCCGGACTGAAAAATGAATTCCTGGCCGTCTTCGCCGGACTTATAATCCTTTATCTGGGCGGTCAGCTTTGTGAACGACTCTTTGGAAAGGAAGAAGTTGGTGGAATGAGCGGATGGCTCTGGAACGGTATTGTACCCTTCTTCTTTGTGTGGATACTGGTATGGGTCATTCTCTACAATCTGTAA